From the genome of Saccharomyces paradoxus strain CBS432 chromosome XII sequence:
AGCGGTACTTCAACGAGATAAAAGGTGTGAGcgtaaaaagaaaaattccGAAAAGCCTCTATGGAGTTGCGAGAACGCACTAAGAGAATTTATTTCTACCCtaaatattatatatttatgtcACATCAGTAATTATACATTTATCGAACTCGAACAGTTGACGGCGAACGTTAATGCGTTATTCGCAAGTCTACTTTGCCACACAAAGTAAGTGGTTTCTCAGTTcctttaattttctttatcgaCGTAGTCCCTGACAGAAAACCTTCACTGAAAATGTAAGATGAAGTTACGTATCAAATACCGGTGATATGATAGTTTGTTAGTcgatatatatatatagtgGCATACTTctcaatgaaattttgtttatattaCGTTCTACACGCATTCAATTATGAAGGCCACCACAAAAACTGCAAACTTATCATTAATGTACCCTATTCATTTGAATGAGATATATTAGGAttcttatattttttataaagaaACCACAGTCGAAACAGAGCATTAATGGCCCGCCTTCAACCCCTCCTCCATGGTTCTTCGGATCATCACTAAAACATCCCGCCGGATCCAGAGCTGTTTCCATTACTGAAATCATAGGAAGACTCGCCTTCGTTTCCATTACCAGATCTgacaaaaaattcatccCATACAGATCGCGAAGTAAcctgaaaaagaatatccATAATATCTTGATTATTGGTATTTAACTGGCCATTCACTGCAGAAGATATATTTGTAGaaacattttcatttatcaCTGGATTAGTTTCGCTCACATCTATAATATCAGACTGGGGAACATTACTATGTTTCTCCAGTTCggtaaaaaattcttctaaAGGTATATCAAAAGGTGCTTTCTCTTCAACGTTGTATTTATTAAAAGCTTTATGATCGAAAGTGCTGTCATCAAACCCAAGTACATTAGTTTTTTTACCATAACCTGACATACGCTTTGCTTGGGAGGCTAGAGTATTTGAACCCGAAAAAATTCCATTGTCGTCATTCAATTGCATAAATTTTAACTTTATCACAACTGATGACAAAATTTTGTAACTAGTGTAACAGGTTTTTGCGGATTCGCAAAAACCTATCAAATTCTTCAGTACTATCAACACTTTTTCAGTGTATTCAGAAACTTTCTCTTGAGAGTCATTTATGTTGTTTTTTGAGTAAAAGTTCACGTAAAGATAAGTCATACCTGTCATGAACATGTTGTGAACTGCCACCCACGTGtaaccaatttttttattgacaCAAAGGTTGTAAAATACGTCTATGGTGCCCTTTGTACTGTCCAGGACAATTTTAAAAGCGGTATCATTCAAAGTAGGGCATTTCGGAGAAAGTCCATAAAGAATACTCTTCGAGTAATGATAGTTCAGATCAAACCAGATGCTATTATATTTGCAGTTCATtctatcaaaatttttcggGACGTCCACTTGAAACCAACGTTCAAGCTCATTGTGCGTTTCGATTCGCCAACTCTCGAGATCCATAAACCTCCTGGGTAATTCTGCACCGGGTGCGTAAAGTATTCTCACTATGCTGGCTTGGATCCTTCTGATTTTATACATAGCCAATGCGATAACTTTCGAGGACGGATTCGGGCTTGGTAGGTCTGAGTAATCGTCAACATCCTGGTTAGTTAATGTGATGAGGGAATCGTCCAAAAGACTAGGATACCTGGTGGTGATGCTTTCTTCAGGAATACCAAAAGGTCGACCAAAATAAGAACAAATTTGCCGGTCCAAGGAGTAGACGCACCAAAATAGACGCCTGCGAATATCTCTGGTAAAGGCATCATAATtcttattaattttttctgagTGCAAACCTAGATCAACAGTTAATCTTAGCACTGAACCCATGGTATACCAAACACCCGGAACATTCGGCCTCATTATCGAATAGATTACCATGAGCAAAGTGCCTGCCAATGCCTCCAATCTGtctgaagatgaaaatatagAGGCGATATATTTGGTAGCGCGTCTTTTGTATGTAGCGACAGTAGTAATATCTGACTTCAGTACCTGCGTAGCATGGCCAATAGCGAATATAatgtttaaaaaaaagtaaggTATATGAAATTTTGTCGGTAGTTCAATTACCGAGCATATTTTGTCGTTTTGCAAAGACTTCCAAGTGTCATACCATGGAACATCCTCAGAAAGGCATACGTTAATCTTCTCGATAACGTTATCGTTCTTTGGTTCCGTATGCGCTGAAAAACTACTAGCGGTTGGAATTTCAAACGCGGTATTTATGTTTGTCTGATCAGAAGCCAATGCAATATCGGAATTCCAGGGGCCATAAATAGGTTcaaagtattttttcaagaaaagttCTCTATGCAGCAAAGGTAGCTGTGAATTAGTATCCACAAAAAACCTTGATATCATAACTTCAGCAGCATGACGAGGTGGTAGCTCCAATGGATCAAAGTGAGGATTATTCTCAGCTTCGGCATATTCGTTGTATTTCTGTTCTCTTAGTTTAATATCTTCATCCAATACATCATCTCCAGATTCTTGTCGAAAATTAGTTGCTGTAAAAACCAATCTCGCAA
Proteins encoded in this window:
- the PPR1 gene encoding Ppr1p (Zinc finger transcription factor~similar to YLR014C), producing the protein MKQKKFDSKKSNRTELSKRGDSPNIGISKSRTACKRCRLKKIKCDQEFPSCKRCAKLEVPCVSLDPATGKDIPRSYVFFLEDRLAVMMRALKEYGVDPMQIRGNIPATSDDEPFDLKKYSSVSSLGQEGLLPHNGLLADYLVQKGHSMTSSVSMGKPMGSPQTINIQRKEFLADSKEEDGSALLPEKGSPMTSDARAEELRQCNKEISALGTIRESSFNSFLGDSSGISFARLVFTATNFRQESGDDVLDEDIKLREQKYNEYAEAENNPHFDPLELPPRHAAEVMISRFFVDTNSQLPLLHRELFLKKYFEPIYGPWNSDIALASDQTNINTAFEIPTASSFSAHTEPKNDNVIEKINVCLSEDVPWYDTWKSLQNDKICSVIELPTKFHIPYFFLNIIFAIGHATQVLKSDITTVATYKRRATKYIASIFSSSDRLEALAGTLLMVIYSIMRPNVPGVWYTMGSVLRLTVDLGLHSEKINKNYDAFTRDIRRRLFWCVYSLDRQICSYFGRPFGIPEESITTRYPSLLDDSLITLTNQDVDDYSDLPSPNPSSKVIALAMYKIRRIQASIVRILYAPGAELPRRFMDLESWRIETHNELERWFQVDVPKNFDRMNCKYNSIWFDLNYHYSKSILYGLSPKCPTLNDTAFKIVLDSTKGTIDVFYNLCVNKKIGYTWVAVHNMFMTGMTYLYVNFYSKNNINDSQEKVSEYTEKVLIVLKNLIGFCESAKTCYTSYKILSSVVIKLKFMQLNDDNGIFSGSNTLASQAKRMSGYGKKTNVLGFDDSTFDHKAFNKYNVEEKAPFDIPLEEFFTELEKHSNVPQSDIIDVSETNPVINENVSTNISSAVNGQLNTNNQDIMDILFQVTSRSVWDEFFVRSGNGNEGESSYDFSNGNSSGSGGMF